ACTTGTTTGGATTTGTAGTAGAGCTGGTCTGATATTACAGCATGGCTCCATGCATATTCCAACAAACCCTTATAGTCGTAGTAGTCATTTGTTTCTGGATTTCCCACCTGCAATATTAATCACAAATCCTGATTATAGATaacaaaatatatgaataaattccGTTAAAGAGTATGATATATGTTGTGAATCCAAATCCTAAAAGATTaagattttttagaaaattgatagTTTAACATGATATTAGAATGTGTTCGAGTATCATGGTGTAAATTTATTCGAGGCTGACAGTTGTTCTTCGCCTACAAGCCCATAGAATGATGTTAGAAGAGTATGATATATCTCGTGAACCTTTTGATAAGCTCAAAGAGCAGACATTTTGGAAATGCAACATATTTTATTAACAATGGATGAGGATTAAATGAATAGTAAGATTTTAGTCCAAAACTTTTAGGTTAGGTTTGACTTTGGGTTCtcataaggaaaataaaataaaataaaaatgttaagaaaattaattaaaaatttatatattttcaaattgtttaaacccattaaaaaaaaaaaaaggaaaataagtttttttttttttctttttttttttttattattttcttttttcttatatatatatttttaaaattttctaaaaattaaacatagGTTGTATACCTTGTTATACTTAGTGATTTGATATAAGGGACCAAGACCATATTAATACCGATTTTGTTGATACAAAGATTTTCACACAATGGCATTTGGTTGTAAGTTTGTAACTAACAAGAAGAAGGTGAAGATGGGGCACACTTACTATGAAACCTTTGAGATTAATTAGAGGATATTTAGTTCTATCTTTGTTGCGGTCATACACAAGCTCTGCCAGCTGAGGCACATAGTGACCTACAAATCAAGATTCAAGAAGAGGATAATCAAGGACAGGAGTAGAAGGATTCAGGGTTTAAAGAGAGGGTTAGTCTTGAATTCTCACCTGCATAGCTCTCTCCTGAGATGAAGAAATCATGGGCTTTGTACTGTGGAAATCTTTTCAGCCAATTCACCAAGAAATTGTAGGCATCCTCAGctaatatagatatatatataaaaacacaTCAATGATGGGTAAATcagaatttaaaaagaaaaaaaaagaacaaatatgGATGATGACTCTTACCCACAAATCCATCAGTCAACTTGGTGAGATCAGAGGATGTGTTAGTGTAAGAGAACCCAACTCCCACTGGGGATTCCACAAACAGCAAATTGGCCTCTGTACCAAACCAACCCACATTTCAATTTACTTCACTGGTTCTAACTTCTATCTTCTATCTTCTAAATCAAAGtagatctatatatatatatccaaaaataaataattaaaaggtGGACCTTTATTCCAAGCAAAGTCATTGAAGTGAAGGCCATCCCCATTTTTACTCACTCTGAGAGGACCCAACTCCACAGCTGCACCATACCCGATTGAAGAACAACCAGGACCTTCCAAGTCAACGaaaaggaaaaactaaaatcatgaGAAACATACCCAAAAGTACAGACATGCTTTCAAGAGAATTAGCCATTATGAGTCTATTATTTATTAGCAGTACAAGTTGTTATTAGAATTAAAGGCAGTATAAGAAAGTAGTAGAAGAGTAGAAGTACACACCTCCATTAAGCCACAGAAGGAGAGGCCTGTTAGAGGGTTGAGATTGAGCTTCAAAGAACCAATAGAAGAGGGCCCTCCCATGAGCTTTATTCACTGTGATGTACCCAGAGAACTGGGTGATGGGTGGACTTGATGGCTGGCCTGGTAGATTTATGATTCTATCATTCTCTTGGGAAGATTCTGCTTTAATGCCTGCAACAAAGGAGCCATGAGATACGAGACAGAGAATGAATAGAACTAGGGTCATTACACCAGCTCCAGatgccatttttttctttttttgcattTACTCCATCATCTCCCCTCCTCAAGATATTGAGATTGAACAGAAGAGTGAAGCTTTGAGAAGATAAAGTTCAAATTATCGTGAAATGTGCTGTGATTGCATTACCAAGGAAAGGTTCTGGTACTTCGCGAGCTACACTAATCATGTGAGGGTCCCATCTTAAT
This region of Vitis vinifera cultivar Pinot Noir 40024 chromosome 5, ASM3070453v1 genomic DNA includes:
- the LOC100263750 gene encoding serine carboxypeptidase-like 26, whose amino-acid sequence is MQKKKKMASGAGVMTLVLFILCLVSHGSFVAGIKAESSQENDRIINLPGQPSSPPITQFSGYITVNKAHGRALFYWFFEAQSQPSNRPLLLWLNGGPGCSSIGYGAAVELGPLRVSKNGDGLHFNDFAWNKEANLLFVESPVGVGFSYTNTSSDLTKLTDGFVAEDAYNFLVNWLKRFPQYKAHDFFISGESYAGHYVPQLAELVYDRNKDRTKYPLINLKGFIVGNPETNDYYDYKGLLEYAWSHAVISDQLYYKSKQVCDFKVADWSSECITNMNKVFDDYREIDIYNIYAPSCLLNTTSSSAELNGNGFRRMRVPGGYDPCFSIYAAEYFNRPDVKLALHAATHTKWEVCSDSVFHAYHYTVFSVLPIYTKLIKAGLRIWVYSGDTDGRVPAIGTRYCVEALGLPLKAPWRSWYHHHQVGGRIVEYEGLTYLTVRGAGHLVPLNKPSQAFALIHSFLTAIQLPTRK